The Mycoplasma nasistruthionis genome contains a region encoding:
- a CDS encoding ribonuclease HII — MLDYEKTLDPKFEFIAGCDEAGRGCLAGELVVACVILPRNYTNSKINDSKKLTKVKRQALFDEIIQNALDYQIIVRSVKDINQSNPKAESKLGMKLAVQNLKLKPDLVITDFEKIDLNINQINLVKGDSLSLNVAAASILAKVTKDNLMAKHALTYPEYDFENNQGYGTKKHLEALQKHGITPIHRLKYKPIANLTIKDKF; from the coding sequence ATGTTAGATTATGAAAAAACTTTAGACCCTAAATTTGAATTCATTGCTGGTTGTGATGAAGCCGGTAGAGGATGTTTAGCAGGTGAATTAGTTGTAGCTTGCGTGATTTTGCCACGTAATTACACAAACTCAAAGATTAACGATTCTAAAAAACTAACCAAAGTCAAACGTCAAGCATTGTTTGATGAAATTATTCAAAATGCGTTAGATTATCAAATTATTGTAAGAAGTGTAAAAGATATTAATCAATCCAACCCAAAAGCCGAGTCAAAATTAGGTATGAAATTAGCGGTGCAAAACCTTAAATTAAAACCTGACTTAGTAATTACTGATTTTGAAAAAATAGATTTAAATATTAATCAAATTAATTTAGTCAAAGGTGATAGTTTATCATTAAATGTTGCGGCTGCTAGTATTTTAGCTAAAGTTACAAAAGATAATTTGATGGCAAAACATGCCTTAACTTATCCAGAGTATGATTTTGAAAACAATCAAGGTTATGGCACTAAAAAACATTTAGAAGCATTACAAAAGCATGGAATTACACCAATTCATAGATTAAAATATAAGCCAATTGCAAATTTAACCATAAAAGACAAATTTTAA
- a CDS encoding ATP-binding cassette domain-containing protein: MQIKIQNVSHTFNPKTPFEFTALKNVSAEINDGEYIGVIGSTGSGKTTLIEHLNNLLFPTSGKIEWEFYDNLQISYKKELSLLKSAYKNAKKKLNLLFQD; this comes from the coding sequence ATGCAAATAAAAATTCAAAACGTTTCACACACCTTCAATCCTAAAACGCCATTTGAATTTACAGCTTTAAAAAATGTGTCAGCTGAAATAAATGATGGTGAATACATCGGTGTAATTGGTTCAACTGGTTCAGGGAAAACTACATTAATTGAGCATTTAAATAATTTGCTTTTTCCAACAAGTGGAAAAATTGAGTGAGAGTTCTATGATAATTTACAAATTTCATATAAAAAGGAATTATCACTATTAAAATCTGCTTACAAAAATGCAAAAAAGAAGCTAAATCTGCTATTTCAAGATTAA
- the recO gene encoding DNA repair protein RecO → MATTIERALVLDVFHKQNNEFVITFFNQKGAFSLFALGLNKPASKNRSNLLQGCIVEIEYFKARLPRKMGKLKTAHLIETIDYSKFNANDMFLNLSRLWQRIKQPNRVYQLFVRYIKLLDAKNKWKMLTYFYANSLEYFGVHLDFQGCALCFSRQSLIDFDLNQGGFICFNHTTGPNHKNPLVEYIWASFNDIRTYFEINLTDNFDILNIYQKAINDYIKITEVFD, encoded by the coding sequence ATGGCAACAACTATTGAAAGAGCGCTAGTTCTTGATGTTTTTCATAAACAAAATAATGAATTTGTAATCACTTTTTTTAATCAAAAAGGTGCTTTTTCACTATTTGCTTTAGGGCTTAATAAGCCTGCTTCAAAAAACCGTAGCAATTTATTACAAGGTTGCATTGTTGAAATTGAATATTTTAAAGCTAGATTACCTAGAAAAATGGGCAAGTTAAAAACTGCACATTTAATTGAAACAATTGATTATTCCAAATTTAATGCTAACGATATGTTTTTAAACCTTTCACGTCTATGACAAAGGATTAAACAGCCAAATCGTGTTTATCAATTATTTGTTAGGTACATTAAATTATTAGATGCTAAAAATAAGTGAAAGATGTTGACTTATTTTTATGCAAATTCACTTGAATATTTTGGTGTTCATTTAGATTTTCAGGGGTGTGCCTTATGTTTTAGTCGTCAAAGTTTAATTGATTTTGATTTGAATCAAGGTGGTTTTATTTGTTTCAACCATACTACTGGGCCGAATCACAAAAATCCATTAGTTGAGTATATTTGGGCATCATTTAATGATATTAGAACTTATTTCGAAATTAATTTGACTGATAATTTTGATATCTTAAACATTTATCAAAAAGCAATAAATGACTATATAAAAATAACAGAAGTTTTTGATTAA
- a CDS encoding energy-coupling factor transporter ATPase: MIKVENITFKYREKDTKPALNNVSFEIKKGQYVAILGHNGSGKSTLSKVLVALLKPQSGNIFIDGILYSKENLLKIRKKIGIIFQNPDNQFVGSSVEDDIAFGLENRQIPHEDMKDLVVKYATKVDMQNHLEREPENLSGGQKQRVAIASVLALDPDVIIFDEVTSMLDPKGKNKVIEIIKDLRNNPDKTLISITHDMDEAILADLCLVFAGGKLIASGTPTDILKNKEIIDIAKIDSPFIYRLSGMIDGIEPTYSERELIKKICK; encoded by the coding sequence ATGATAAAAGTCGAAAATATAACATTTAAATATAGAGAAAAAGACACAAAACCAGCCTTAAATAACGTTTCATTCGAGATAAAAAAAGGTCAATATGTTGCTATTTTAGGACATAATGGTTCTGGGAAAAGCACTTTGTCCAAAGTACTTGTAGCACTTTTAAAACCACAATCTGGAAACATTTTTATTGATGGTATTTTGTATTCAAAAGAAAATTTGTTAAAAATTCGTAAAAAAATTGGAATTATTTTTCAAAACCCTGATAACCAATTTGTTGGTTCTTCAGTTGAAGACGATATTGCTTTTGGACTAGAAAATAGACAAATACCACATGAAGATATGAAAGATTTGGTTGTTAAATATGCAACAAAAGTTGATATGCAAAATCATCTAGAAAGAGAGCCAGAGAATCTGAGTGGTGGTCAAAAACAAAGAGTTGCTATTGCTTCTGTGTTGGCTTTAGATCCTGATGTTATTATTTTCGACGAAGTTACTTCAATGCTTGATCCTAAGGGTAAAAATAAAGTTATTGAAATTATCAAAGATCTAAGAAATAATCCTGATAAAACTTTAATTTCAATTACTCATGACATGGATGAAGCGATTTTAGCTGATTTATGTTTAGTTTTTGCCGGCGGAAAACTGATTGCTTCTGGTACTCCAACTGATATTTTAAAAAACAAAGAAATTATTGATATTGCTAAAATTGATTCACCTTTTATTTATCGTTTAAGTGGAATGATTGATGGAATTGAACCCACTTATTCAGAAAGAGAACTAATTAAAAAAATATGCAAATAA
- a CDS encoding energy-coupling factor transporter transmembrane component T gives MKSVFGRFIPGQGFLYRVDPRLKLITLLIYIILVFMSRFFIDLVLLTSVLVVIYISTFKRVRPLLRMVKLPLFISIIILFVNIYSIKNENVAADAFRISSLNNFYAPQISEIYNTENGFWNWITTSSIIKTGPLADMSIHKAYGFSLDSVNRSINLFFRIYTMILLTTLLTNTTRPILLTKAIEDLLYPLKILFIPTHIIAMIISLALRFIPTLIDEANRIIKAQSSRGVDFKHGNMKEKINAFSTLIIPLFVSSFSKAEDLASSMETRGYDPYMHRTKYRIMKLVWRDIFICLVLLLIITFIMINFFYMKHLPLWYMYTLII, from the coding sequence ATGAAATCAGTTTTCGGCCGTTTTATTCCTGGTCAGGGTTTTTTATATCGTGTTGATCCTAGATTAAAATTAATAACATTATTAATTTATATTATCTTAGTTTTTATGTCTCGCTTTTTCATTGATTTAGTGTTGTTAACAAGTGTTTTAGTGGTAATTTATATTTCAACTTTCAAAAGAGTTAGGCCTCTTTTAAGAATGGTGAAATTACCATTATTTATATCGATTATTATTTTATTTGTTAACATTTATAGCATTAAAAATGAAAACGTAGCTGCAGATGCTTTTAGAATTTCATCACTTAACAATTTTTATGCACCACAGATTTCTGAAATTTATAATACCGAAAATGGTTTTTGAAATTGAATTACAACTTCAAGCATTATAAAAACCGGACCACTCGCAGACATGTCAATTCATAAAGCATACGGTTTTTCATTAGATTCGGTCAATCGTAGTATTAATTTATTCTTTAGAATTTACACTATGATTTTATTAACTACTTTATTAACTAACACAACTAGACCTATTTTATTAACAAAAGCTATTGAAGACTTGCTTTATCCCTTAAAAATATTATTTATTCCAACTCATATTATTGCAATGATTATTTCACTTGCTTTACGTTTTATTCCTACCTTAATTGATGAAGCTAACAGAATTATTAAAGCTCAGTCATCACGTGGAGTTGATTTCAAGCACGGTAATATGAAAGAAAAAATAAATGCCTTTTCAACTTTGATTATTCCACTTTTTGTTTCTTCATTTTCAAAAGCTGAAGACTTAGCTAGTTCAATGGAAACAAGAGGGTATGACCCTTATATGCATAGAACTAAATATAGAATAATGAAACTTGTTTGAAGAGATATATTTATTTGTCTTGTTTTATTGTTAATAATTACTTTTATAATGATTAATTTCTTTTACATGAAACACTTACCATTGTGATATATGTATACATTAATTATTTAA
- a CDS encoding ATP-binding cassette domain-containing protein, producing MFDFSNNPKIIRKRIGAVFQFAEYQLFKNTIKEDIAFGPIAFGMDKIKAYQKAEECLELVGLGSEYLDRSPFELSGGQKRRVAIAGILAMDPDFMIFDEPTAGLDPVGVKEILEIISNLNKKGKTIINVTHDLDNVLHYAQRVLLLSEGELIKDSDPYDVLSDVVFLKQNNLQPPKLLEFVDKLRNKGIDVPKVLTEKQLAEFLNQYLKDKGVK from the coding sequence TTGTTTGACTTTTCAAATAATCCAAAGATTATCAGAAAAAGAATAGGTGCTGTATTCCAGTTTGCTGAATATCAATTATTCAAAAATACAATTAAAGAAGATATAGCTTTTGGTCCAATTGCTTTTGGTATGGATAAAATTAAAGCTTATCAAAAAGCTGAAGAATGCTTAGAATTAGTAGGGTTGGGTTCAGAATATCTTGACAGAAGTCCTTTTGAATTATCTGGCGGACAAAAGCGTCGTGTAGCAATTGCTGGTATTTTAGCAATGGATCCAGATTTTATGATTTTTGATGAACCTACTGCCGGGCTTGACCCTGTAGGTGTCAAAGAAATTTTAGAAATTATTAGTAATCTAAATAAAAAAGGTAAAACCATTATTAATGTTACTCATGATTTAGACAACGTTTTACACTATGCACAAAGAGTTTTACTACTTTCAGAAGGTGAATTAATAAAAGATTCTGACCCTTATGATGTTTTGTCAGATGTGGTATTTTTAAAACAAAACAACTTACAACCGCCTAAGTTGCTTGAATTTGTTGACAAATTAAGAAATAAAGGTATCGATGTACCAAAAGTGCTAACTGAAAAACAACTTGCTGAATTTTTGAATCAATATTTAAAAGATAAAGGAGTGAAATAA